The following DNA comes from Mesorhizobium sp. B2-1-8.
TCATGCCGCAGTTCGCGCTTGGCCAGCCAATCCCGCACCGCTTCACGCACAATCTCGCTTGCGGTGGCATACTCGCCTGCTTCCACAGCCTCGCGCATCAGGGCTGCCTGTTGCGGGGTCACAGCCACGCTCATTTTTTCAACGTTTGCCACGCTGCGTCCTTCCTGCATTGCTCCATAGTAGGAAATATTACTCCCATCCATATCCTTGAGCAACTGCTATGCCACCAGAAGAGCCTGTGCGCCATGCCTACGCTGCCGAGCGCCCGGTCAAGACAGCCTGTCGATCGGCCGCCATCCATGGATGAGGCGGCGCGCGCCGAGATCGTAAGCGAAATAGTTGCCGCCGCCCGCCGGTTGATCCGCTTCGCGGCTGATCTGCCTGTCGCTCAGCGACAGCAGCAGGAGCGTTCCCACGCCTCCATGTCCGACGAAAGCAATGTTGCCGGCGTCGTTGACGTCGAGCACGGCTTCGACCTCGCTCACGATGCGCTGTTGCGCATCGATGGCCCGCTCCCAGCCGCGAACGCTTTCGTGTGGATTGGCGAAGAACTGATCGGCGACCGCCTCGAACTCCGGAGGCGGCAGGAAACCCGTCGCCGACCGGTCGTTCTCATGCATCCGCTGCCTGACCTGCACGGCAAGATTTAGATGCCGCCCGAGCACCTCGGCGGTTTCGATGGCCTTGCGCTCGCCCGACGACACCACACGCCCGATCGATGCGATCCACGGCTGGTCCAGCATTGCGTGTGCCCTGGCCCGGCCGACGTCG
Coding sequences within:
- a CDS encoding type II toxin-antitoxin system ParD family antitoxin, with amino-acid sequence MLKDMDGSNISYYGAMQEGRSVANVEKMSVAVTPQQAALMREAVEAGEYATASEIVREAVRDWLAKRELRHDDTRRLRQLWDEGKASGRSEPVDFDMLRKEARRKLTEASPNGR
- a CDS encoding histidine phosphatase family protein, yielding MPIAYYITHPQVQIDATIPVPDWGLSDVGRARAHAMLDQPWIASIGRVVSSGERKAIETAEVLGRHLNLAVQVRQRMHENDRSATGFLPPPEFEAVADQFFANPHESVRGWERAIDAQQRIVSEVEAVLDVNDAGNIAFVGHGGVGTLLLLSLSDRQISREADQPAGGGNYFAYDLGARRLIHGWRPIDRLS